A segment of the Symmachiella macrocystis genome:
GGAAACCAAGACCTCGCTGGGCTGATACTGCAGACCGTGATCCCGTTCGTACGCGCTGCAGATCGCCTGCTTCAATTCGGCGATTCCCCCTGAGGGGGTGTAGTGCGTATGGCCCGCTTGCATGGCGGCGATGGCCGCGTCTTGTATGTGCTGCGGGGTGGTGAAGTCCGGTTCGCCTAACGTGAATTCATAAACCTTAACGCCCTTGTTTTTCAGCTCTTTGGCCTTTGCGGCCGCGGCGATCGTGGCGGATGGTTTCAGGGAGCGAATAGACGCGGAGATCTTCATGGCGATTCTGAACTTCGTTTTAAGATAGCGTGAAACACAAATCGAAGGCTCGCTGGAGCCCAGGGTCGATTGTTCTCGCCGGGTGTCGAGGCGTCAAGTGCCTTGGCCATCTCACGTGCCAAAATCCTAATTTTTCGCATCGGTGGGGGACACTAAAGTTAGCCGCCATCGAGTTACGTCAATCTCAAAGTTGCGCTACTTCGTTGGTTACGGGCAGCAGAAATTCAGCAACGGCTTACATGGCAAGAATTTCCGCTTGACGGATTTTTTGCAAGCTATTATAAGTGCGCGCAGATGGATCGGATTAAATGGCTGCAAAAGAAATAGTGTAAACATCGCACGCTTTGCGATGAAGTGTTTTAACCGTCGCTTCTCTTTGTATTGGGCGCCCAAGAGAAGCACCTCTAAGACAGCCGGTGCCTTCTTTTTCAAGTCTAGGAGCCACGGAATATGGCAACACGTACAGCTGCGAAGAAATCAAAGTCCCCCGCAAAACCGGCCGCCGCACGCAAGACCGCAACCCGGTCGACAAAGGCCAAGACCGGCGCAGCTAAGACAACCGCCAAACGGGCGACAGCTGCAAAGTCGACCAAAGCCAAAACAGGAGCTGCAAAATCCACGAAGGCCAAACCGGCCAAGGCCAAACGGGCCACAGCTGCCAAATCGACCAAAGCCAAAACCGCAACAGCAAAGCGGACCACCGCTGCCAAGTCGACGAAGGCTAAGACCGGCGCTGCAAAGACCACGAAGGCCAAACCAGCGACGGCTAAACGAGCCACCGCTGCCAAGTCGACGAAAGCCAAAGCCGGCGCCAAAACCACGGCACGTAAAACGGCGACTCGTTCGACGAAAGCCAAGGCTGGTGCCAAGACCACTACACGCAAGACGGCCACACGTTCGACCAAAGCCAAACCGGCTGCGGCCAAGAAACGGGCCACTCGCACACGCAAGGCTGCTAAGTAATTAGTCGTTGCCGATCGGTGACGATCGCAAGCGTGACAAACAAAAAACAGGCTGGACCACCATGGGTCCAGCCTGTTTGCATTGATGAGTAGTAGAAGCAGCGCGTTTCATGTCGCGCAACTTTCAGGACGGTCGGTTCAAAACTGAACCATGTATTTGTCCGTCATTTTCAGCCGTAGTTTGGCCATCTCTTCTGCGATGGCATCCAGCGTATTGAAGGTGGCAGTGGCCGCTTTGGACCGTTGCTCGACGCTGATCATCCGCTTCTGCGTGCCACGTCGCGCGCGGCCGGCTGCTTCGGCATTGGCATTGTACAGGCCACCTCCACGGGAATACCCATAACTCGAGCCGCCCCAACCGCCCCAGCCACCGCTCCAGCGTGAACCGCCATAGAATGCACCGTACGAACCGCCGCGGCTAAGGTTCACGCTGGTTTGTTGCAGCACCTTGCGGGACGACGTTCCTCGGAGCGTACCAGCAGTCTGCCGGAGGGTAATAGCAACATTGAGCGCGAAATCAACCAATTCCGGATCGACACCCAAGGTGGGAAGGGCTTCCAGGTCGTCAGCCCGCTCGCGGAACCAGCGAGCGTACATTGTCGCAACGGCTCCTCGGTAGTCTCCAACCTTGGCCACGATATCCTCAATGTCACGATAGTAATTGAGGGCCATTCTCGCCTGTTTGCTCGCTTCATCCTCGGGTTCTTTACCGCCGGGATACTCCCCTTTTCCATGCATTTTGGCCTGGAACCGCGTGTCGACCATCGCAAACATGCGGTCGATTGTTTGGCGGGTCAGTTTGCCTTGCAGCATCCATGTCTTGCCCGACGCACTTGCGTTCCATTCTCGGAACTCATCGGTGTGAATACCCATGTCAGCTAACAGGTCGATCATCAGATCCTTGTAATCTTTGAGCGGACCGGCCGGTTTGTCGAAATCCATCCGTAAGATCGCCGCGGCATTTTTCGAAATCTGCACGTCTAAAGACAAACCCTGGACGCTGGCAATAATCTCAGAAATTTCTTCAACTTGGCCTTGGTGTTTTTCAAAGGCTTCATGGTCGGCGATATGCACGCGGACGTTCGCCGGCGTCGTAACGTCCCGCAGTTCCAATGCCATAACAATCGGCGTACGGTCGGTGACCCGGTTTAGAGCATCCTGGAGATATTCGCTGAGCGCATAGGATTTTTTGGCCCGCAACCAACGAGCCACTTTTTGCCGGTTGGCCGGATTCAAGATCGCCCCTTGTTTTTCCCCGATGCGAACGACATACGACTCGCCTCCAGTTTCCACTGCGGGAATGCCTTCGATGTTGTCGACGTTGGACTCAAGTTCGTCGGCCAAATTCTCCATGTTCGGCGCGGTATCTGTTTCAATCAGTGTGATCTCCCACGTCGACTCAAGGTGCATCGGCTGAACCAGCGCGCCCATCAGGACCTGTTTCCAATGCGGACCCGTCCTCCCCGCTTGTTCGCGGACCGCTTGCCGCTGTTCCTTCCACTTTTCTGCTATGGCCATTTCCGTGGCCTCCAGCGCTTCGACATCAATCGCGATCAGCGAGTTCGTTTCGGCCGGCAGATAGGTTGAAAGTTTTTTGAGTTGTGCTTCGGCTCGGCTGGTCGTGCAAACCAACGTCGCGACAACAATGGCCGCCAAAGGGATTCGGTGGTGAGATTTCATTATCATAGTAGACGATCCTCAAGTGCTGGGAGAATTCCGGGTTGAATAACCAGTGGAGAGCAAAATTCATGCTACCGTGGGCGGACCCCGAACGCAAATGATGACTAGCTCGCGCCAACATCATTTTCGCTGAAACTGCTGCCGAATCGCACTGATTGGACTATTTTTTGAAATTCAACCCCGGATCGTTGGGGGCTCCGCCCGTCATGCGAAAGTTGAATCCCTCAGGTCCGTCCCACGACATATCGCCGACCATTGCTCCGCCTCCGTCACTGGGAACGAGAGTCAATATCCCGTTGCCTGCGGTGTAAGTACCGGAAAACTTGTCGGTTTTGCCCTGGCTGGTGTAGACCCAGGTGAACTTGCCATCTTTGGCAAGGTCCAAGTCAAATCGATCGTCGCCACGCGCTGCCTGCCATTTGCCGTCGACCGTTGCGCCTTCCGGCTGGGGTTTGCTGGGGGGCGGCTCGACTTCGGCAGGAGGATCTTCTCCATCGCTGCCTTCGGTCATGCCGGCCAACAATTGGGCCGACAATTGGTCATCCGGGTTCAACTCAACGACCTTTTTGAGTTCTTTTACCGCGGCTTCGTTGTGACCGCAGGTTATGTACTCATAGGCCAATAAGAATCGCACATTGGCCGAATCGGGATGGGAGTTGCGATATTCCTCCAGCTTCCGCAGTTGCGCGGTATAGGTTGCCGGATCGGCGTACAGGCCACTCAACGTGGTCCAATCCCATCCCGGCCCTGCGGAGAGCACGGCATAAATTACACCGGCCGCTTGGTCGTAATCCCCCATCGCGAACAAAATCAATCCGCGGAATTCATGCAAGACCGCGTCGTTGGGCATTTCCTTCAGCGACGAATTGACGAGTTGCAAAGCCCGTTCGTAGTCCATTTGCTTAAAGGCTTCACGGGCTTGATCAAATTCATCCATCGCCGGATCGGGAGCCGATTCCGCTGGGATTTCACCATATTCATCAGGGGCAGCAACCTCGATCGGTTGCGAGTAGTTATAAACGACAGAAGTGCTGGGAGAACTGACATAATACGGATTGCTATACGGAACATATCCCCAGTTATAGATCGCACTGCCTAGACCGTAAGCGGCGAAACCCCATGCAACCGGATATGCACGCCAGCCGTATCCCCGGTGTCCGTTCCAGTACCCATGATGCCAGTTATTGTAACGGTTATTGTGGTAGTTCCATCGTGCTCCCCCATAACCTGGACGGTTCCCATAACCCGGGCGATTACCGTACCCCGGGCGATTGCCGTACCCTGGCCGGTTACCTGGCCGGTTACCGGGTCGGTTGCCTGGTCGGTTGCCTGGTCGGTTTCCATCGCCGGGGCGGTTGCCCGGTCGATTACCGTTGCCGGGTCGGTTGCCTGGTCGGTTTCCATCGCCGGGACGGTTACCCGGTCGATTCCCGTTGCCTGGGCGATTGCCATTGCCGGGTCGGTTGCCATTGCCAGGGCGGTTGCCGTTGCCGGGGCGGTTGCCCGGGCGATCACCGATACCTGGGCGCCCTCCTCCAGGACGATTTCCGTTGCCGGGGCGGTTGCCACCGGGACGGTTACCATTTCCGATGCCCGGGCGGTTTCCACCGGGACGGTTGCCATTTCCAGTACCGGGGCGACTGCCACCTGGGCGGTTCCCACTTCCAATACCGGGGCGGCTTCCACCAGGACGCGTGCTGGGACGTGAACCTCCGGGACGTGAACCACCGGGACGTGAACCACCGGGACGTGAACCACCGGGACGTGAACCACCGGGACGTGTACTGGGACGTGAACCACCGGGACGCGTGCTGGGACGTGAACCACCGGGACGTGAACTGGGGCGTGAGCTCGGTCTTGAACTGGGACGGCTGAAGGATCCGCTCCGATTGGCACCGCCGCTACGCGATCCACCACCAGGACGTGCACCACCGGCACGTCCTCCACCGGCACGTCCTCCACCAGAACGTCCTCCACCAGAACGTCCTCCACCAGAACGTCCTCCACCAGAACGAGCACCGCCACCGCGTCCGCCTCCACCCCGTCCGCCGCCACGTCCACCGCGGCCGAAGGCGTCACCGCTCATCAGCAGGGGGACCAGGATGATGACCATGGTGATCGAGATGTATTTTTTCATCGAACCTTCTCCTCAAACGGAAAACTCGCATAGAAGCGGATTGTGAGTCGCCTCAACGGCGAGATGGAAATTCAGGTATTGCGAGAAGCAATGGGCGTATTTGTGATTCGTTAATCTATCAGTCTAATGAGGTGGTGGCGCCTGGCGGACAATCGTGATTTCTTCAATGTTCGGCGAGACTTCGCCGCCGAGAATACGATCCACCGATTGCCACGTATACGTATTGCCATCAATGAATGTAAAAACATTCGTTGCCGAAGCGGTTTGTCCGTCATTGATGATGCCGGTCATCTTGATGATCCAGCGGTCGCCGTCGTTTGTCCAAAATCCTTGAGCAAATCCACCAGCGTTGTCGAAGGTCCAGGAACGGATCTGCTTTGCCTCGGGATCCCAACCAATGCGGGTCGTCCCCTCCAGCTCATTTCGTCCAGCCATACGAACTTTGAATGAACGCAATAGAAAATTTTTATTCTTCGACCAGCGGCAAGAAGTGACGACCAACGAATCGCTCCCTTCATCGACCCATTCGCCGACCATCCACTCAAGTTCCTTCAATCGATGATAGTTCGAGTGTTGCAGAGCTGCGATTTCACGCACATGGGCAATTTGCCAACCTTCGCCGGTGTTGACGTGTAGCACGGCGTAACCGCTTTGAATCGGCTCTTCCCCCTCTTTGCGGGTCACCCATGTTGTTCCTTTTTCGATAGCCACCCCTTTGCCGAGAAAACGAATCGACTCGATGGTCGTTTCAATTTTCAAACCGGGCGACTGCTTAAACGTTTCTGTGAAATCTTCGAGAATCGCCTCGCGGCCGGCGATTACACTGCCGTCCTGCGAGAGGTATTCCGCATTCTCGGTGAACTGTGCAGCGATAGTGGCTGCGTCGCCCGCATTGAACGCCTTTGTGAATTTTTCGGCTGACTGTTGGATGGCTGCTTGATTCTCTTGCGGTTGTGACGGTTCGTCCGCAACAGATGTGAGACAGCATGCGGAAAACCCCGCCGCTGCCAGAACCAAGGCCGGGAACAGGTATTTAGACATAATGATCCGATCCTTTTCTTTAGATGTAGTGTCCACCTCTCGCGTTCTCGCAGATTTATTGCGGAATCGCGGGATTTCAAGCGTTGTTGCAACGGCTCACATGCGTCATACGGGTTAGGAGACTCGGTACGCAAACGAATTTGAAAGATGTTCGCGCCGCGATGTATCAACCGATCGCATTAGGAATTGATGGAATTGACGTATTCCACGGAACGGAGATCGCTTCGCTGCCGTGCGAATTCGCATCTCGAAGATTACTCCGCAGGCCGGCTTTTTTGCCACGCCCGGTCTGGATTCCCCCCCTAGCAGTTGGGATTGTAGTGGTCTGGATCCACAAACCACAATCGTTGCAATGCCCTCGGCTGCATTTTTCCGGTTATTGGTGGCCTGCGATACTTATTCCGTTTGCTCTTCTCACTGGGGGAGTCACTGATTTTACGCAGACGCTTTAGCCGCACGCCGCCGCACATTACACTCAGAGGCGATGCCGACTGAACGTAGTTTCCTAATACTTTGCGGAAGCCCCATGATGACCGATCAATATCCGCTGAACTGGGATCTTGACGTATTATACCCAGAACCTTCCACCGCTGAGTTTACCGCTGTCTTCGATGCCTTTCGCGCCGACGTGCAAAAAGTCGCCGATGAATCAGACCAACTCCCCGCAGTGAGCGGGGCAGCGGAGGGAGTCGCGGTTTGGGTAGAGTTCTTTCAGAATTTCGAAGACATCTCCAGCCGTGCCCATGAGTTGCAGTCATTCATCGGCTGTCATTGCGCGGCTGATGCGGAGAACAAATGCTATCAGCAGTTCGAAGCCTCGCTGTCAGCATTAACGCCATATCAACAACGTATGGCAACGAATCTCGAGTTTGCGCTGAAGGATGCCACGGATGCTGAATTCGAAGCGTTCTTAGCAGCGGCCCCTCAGTTGGCCGACAGCGCGTTCTTTTTTGGCGAATCTCGCCGGCATGCAGCTTTGCGGTTGCCCAAGCCACAGGAAACGCTCTTTGCCGATTTGTCGGTCGACGGTCTCCATGCCTGGGGGCGGATGTATGATAGGATTTCGGGCGAATTGCGCGTGGAGGTCATGCACAAAGGGAACGTCGTCCGGAAATCGCCGGGGCAGATTCGCCTCGACGCGCCGCTCCGCGAAGTGCGCGAAAACAATTTCTATGCAGCGACCAAGGCCTGGGACTCTATCGCCGGCAGCTGCGCCGACGCCTTGAATCACATCGCCGGAACCCGCTTGACGCTCTACGACCATCTCGGCTTGGAAGACCATTTGGTCGTGCCGCTGCACGAAAATCGCATGCAGCGCGAAACGCTGGATGCCATGTGGTCGGCCATCGATGCGCGCAAAGAGGTTTTGGTGACCTATCTGCAAAAAAAGGCCGCCGCGTTGGGTTTGAGTAAACCGGCCTGGTACGACCTGTCTACGGCCTATCCCACGAATGTGACGGCTAAGGACGTCACGTATGATGCGGCTGTTCAGAAAATCGTGGAGACGTTCGCACGCTTCAGTCCCGATTTGGGGGAATTCGCCGAACTGGCCTGCGCCGGAGGATGGATTGAGGCAGAGGATCGTGGCGGCAAACGGCAAGGAGGATTTTGTACCGGATTCGAGCGACACAAACAATCGCGAATTTTTATGACGTTCACCAACTCCGAGGACGCGCTCTCTACGTTGGCTCACGAACTCGGACATGCCTATCACAGTTGGGTTCTGAAGGATCAGCCGGTGATGCTGCAGGACTATCCCATGAATCTGGCTGAAACCGCATCGACGTTCGCCGAAGCGATTGTCGCCGAGCAGCGTTTAGCGGGGACCGACAGTCGCGATGAAAAAATTGCGATCCTCGATTCCATGCTGGGTGATGCCGTGGCGTTTCTGATGAATATCCATGCGCGATTCCAGTTCGAAAACGAGTTGCACGTCCAACGCAAGCAGGGAGAACTTTCGCCGGAGCAACTCAACGATCTGATGCAGTCCGCCCAACGTAAAGCGTATTGTGATGCCCTGGCCGAAGAGGGTTGGAACCCGAATTTTTGGGCCTCCAAACTGCATTTCTACATCAGCGAATTGCCGTTTTATAATTTTCCCTATACGTTCGGATATTTGTTGTCGTTGGGCGTATACAAGCTGTCGCAGGATTCGGGCGGGGACTTCCCCAAACAATACCGAGAATTCCTCATGGCCACCGGTTGCATGTCGGCGGAAGACGCAGTCCGGTCGACCTTTGGCTACGATTTGACGCAACCCGATTTCTGGAACAAGAGCCTGGATGTCGTTGAACAACGCGCGCAACAATTCTTGGACTTGATCGCCGCGACTTAAGTTGCCGCCGCAATCACAATCCATAGAGCTCTGCTACTCCGCCGCAGAGCATTTCTCATTTTGCTTCGATCCTTCCCACATAAAAAAATCATGAGCGAATCCCTCGGAACCTGGAAACAAGTCGAAGTCGCCAACAAAGCGGTCGATGTCTACGAGCCGTCGCAACCGTCGGAACACAATTATGTCGTGTTGCATCTGCATGGACACGGTGGGCGGACGTTGCGGAACAATGCGGTCTATACAGCAGAATTTGAAAAATACGGACTCCGCGCCGTCTGCCCGCATGGGAAACGCTCGTGGTGGGGCAAACGCATCTGCACTGAGTTTGACGCGCAGATCTCGCCGGTTGAGTATATTCGCCAGCACCTGATGCCCTATATCAATGAACAGTTCGGGGCGGAGCCGCCGGCAATCGCGGTGAGTGGAGTGAGCATGGGCGGGCAGGGGGCGTTGCGACTGGCGTACTGGTACCCGCAGGAGTTTCCCGTGGTCGCCGCGTTAGCGCCGGCAGTCGATTTTCAAAATTGGCTCGGGCAGGGGATTCCGCTAGACGAAATGTATGAGTCGGCGCTCGATGCTCGTCAAGACACGGTGACATTGCAGATCCATCCGCTGAATTGGCCGCCGCAACAATTCATTGCTTGCGACCCGCGCGACGCGGACTGTTTCGAGGGCACCGACCGCTTAATCAGCAAGCTCTCCTCGTCGGGCATCCTTTATGAAAAGGACCTGACTACCTCTGCTGGGGGGCACAGTTGGGAGTACTTTAACCACATTGCGCCGGCAACGGTGGAGTTCTTATTCCGGCGGCTGGAACGAGAACGTTTGAAGTTTCGCGACTAACCGGCCTACCGGTCAGTACCCTCCACCTAGCGAGGCTCCGTTGATGATCCGAGCCTCTCCCGTCAACTCATTGACGATGACTTGCTGCCCTTGGTAATGAAAATCGCGTTTTCCCTGAAAGCGTTCTCGCACCCAAACCTCCGCGAATCCATGTTTGGGGGCAGTTCGCAGCGTGTATTGTTCGCTGGAACCATCATAGGTGACCTCGTCGGCCCGTCCCCAATATTTTTGTCCGTCCAGTCGGGCATTGCCGGTGGCCAACAGAGTGATGTAGGGCTTGGACGATTGATCCGCGGCAGCCAATCTCCGCAATCGCAACGTATCGGACGCTAGCATGCCCCCCATCTCCGGCAAGTCATCGGGATCGATCACTTGCGTGGGGCGTTTGACAGGCCCATAAACCACGACGACGTCATCGTGGAATTTCGTCATGGCCGAGCTATTGGAATCGCTGAAACTGGAGACGTTGCCGTCCATGTGGCCACGGAAGGTGATTTTTGTGTATTTCCATTCCTGCACGTCACCCGAACGGACGGAGCGGTTCGAGGATGCTGAAATTCCCGGCCCCAGCGCCCCTCCCTTGCCGTTGTCCCGCCGCCAAGATTCCATCCAACCGCCGCCCGAACTGGTCATTTCTCCGGTCACCTGATTCATCGCCAGTTCAAAAATTTCACCGCGATGGGTTCCGACGAGCAAGTTCCCCTCGAATTGTTTGCTATTCATCTGGACGCCATCGCGGCAGATGACTTTACGAATTTCTGCCACCTGTCGCGGATCACCATCCCGCTCAATCAGCGAAATGCGATTGGTGAGTTCAACGTCCATCTGCCCGCACGTCAGTTCACTGTCCTCAAGCACGATCCGCACGTTGTCATAAAACCGTGCATGTAACCCGTCGAACGTCATGCGTTCCTTCCACCACACGGTGAGCAATTCCGGCGTTTTCAATTCTTGGCCATCCAGCCGGTTTGAGACCGGTCGCTGCATCAGCCCCGCTCCCCCGACCTGAATACGATTCTCACGTCGATTGGTGAAGATCTCCATTCCTTCGACGTGCATGCCTTTATCACGCAGGTGAGCACGCATTTCCGGCGTGTGATCGTCCGCAGGTGTGCCTTCGATCCAAATCTTCTGATGATCGTTGGTCATATCTTCGTTATGGATCGTCATTTTGTGACAATCGATGGTCAGCGGCTCATCACCGTTTTTGTGCTCCTGGATAATGGACACATGCCCGACAGTACGCAATTCAGAGACATGGTGCTCCTCGCCTTCGCGGATAACGCGAATTTGAATCCGGTCGGCATCGATACTATAGGGTTCTTGTTTGCTGACAGGCGGTCGGCGTTGTTGTTGCGGAGCAGCGGCCTTGTCAGGACTGGCTTGAGCGTCGAGCGCGTCGGCGGAGATTTCATCTTCTGTGGAGGCCAATGCTTGACCGCGACCGTGGTTCGTCAAACGGCGAGGCGGCTGCGATGCCTTGCTGGCCGCCGTGGTCTGACGAATTGGCCCGCGCTGCCTGTTTTGTGGACGCTGATAATTCAACTTGACGAGCCGTTCTCGTGCCGCGGGTGTAGTCAACGCGGTCTCGTCGACTCGAGGGATCTTACCTTCCTCGAACCAGACCTCTAGCTTTTTGGTACTGCCGGACATTTCCGGATCTCTGGCAGCAAAGACCACATTGGTGCGCGCCATGAGTCGCTGGATTTTTATATTTCGACTTGAACCGAATGCATCCTCGTCGACCCGCGCTGTTTTCGCTGTGCGCGGAGTCTCGTCTTCTTCCAACCAAATTCTAATGAGTTCCCCTTCAATCCCCATTTTATTCGCCTGAAGCAAGCGGGCGCCTTCTTGGAACTCCAGAATATCTTGGTTCGATTTCGGATCGGGCCGTTTCCAAATCTGCTTCTGCCACTCGGCACGATAAGCAACTTGGTGCGTGTCAGGGTCACTGGACGTCATAAAGCCCACACCCCGGCCCAGGATGGAGATGATTTCGTTGTTCTCGTCTTGGTTGATCGTCAATTCCGGACAGTAGAAATCGTTGTTTTTCTGACGAACGTGGACCCGATGACCGTCCTTCATGACGATTTGTTTTTCGTCGCCGTCGTAAGTCAATTCCTGCATCGTCGCATTCACGTTATTGTGTTGGGACTTCAGTAAGACACGCTTGCCTGTCGCTAAGAGCCGACTGAACTCCCGCTTTGAGGATTTCTTTTTGCGCGGTGGAGACGCATCCGATTCCTCGGCAGGCTGTTGAACGATTTTTTTGGCTTCGCGGAAAACGATATGCAGCATATCGCTATCCAAGGTATCGTTGCCCTCCAGTGTACGGCGAATGACTTTGACAACTTCGCTAAAAGAGACCGTGTTCGATATCATGTCAAACACAAACGGACCGTCGCTGTTAATTTGCACCCGCTCGTCCGGTTGCCCCGGGCGGTTGCCCTCTTTGAGCAAATGCATTTCGACATGGTCACGCAAGCGGATCGTATGGATTCCTGCGATTGCCGGTTTATCACGGCTGTCCGTCTTGTTATCGGGAATCAGCTTCAGCTCCAACCCGTGGCCGGTCCCGCGATGACCGTCGTATTCAAAGACGACCTTGTCGTCGCTCCACGCTAATGGTGACGCATCACCCGCATTGGCGAATTGTGGATTCAGTGGAGGATTTTCTTGAAAGAAAAAGTTGCGCCCCCGTGCCCACAAGCCTTGGGGCCCGCGGATTTCGTACACGCCTTTCAACGCCCCGCCAACAATCCGTCCCGGATTGTAATTCGTCGATTCAAAACCTTTTTCGAATTGCAGCACGGCCGAACGGCTCACCAGTGTATAGGGTGGCTCGCTCGGGTCGTCTTCGTTGATGACGACCATCGCAAATGGAGTGAATTCAATTTCCCCTTTGGTGCCATTCGTACCAGGACCGTTCGAAGGCGCTTCAGGTTTTCGTTCCCATTTCTCAGTAAAGATAAACCGGTTGCCGTCATGGAATTGATACAGCGCATCCCAGGCCCATTTTGAATTTGGCAGATGCTTGGTCGAAATCTCATTCCGTTGCCCGCGTTTGCCAGGTTGATCAACTTTTGCCTTCACTTGCTTTTTAACGACCGGCATCTCCCGCTGCACCATCGGCGTGACGCACAGCGCATACAACCCATATGCGCCGCACAAGCAGCCGGTGGCCAAAATGGTGATCGCCAGACGTTTAAACAAAGCAGTTCCTAAATGATTCGTTAAGGGGTGTTCGTGCGAATGAAACCGTCAGGCGGGGCGGGCGGCGACATCCGGCAGCAAACCGATGACGTCCGTAATGTCGATGAGTCCCACCGGGCAACCCTCAGGATCGACGACCGGCAATTCACTGATGCGTCGCTGCGAGAGTATCGCAAGCGCATCAGTCAGCATGGCATCAGCAGTAATCGTAACCGGTCGCCGCGTCATGACGTTGCTGATCGGTTGATCAAGTTGTTCGTCGGCGCGTTGTTCTAACAGCCGCGCCAAATCGCTATCCGTAAAAATTCCCGTCAAGCCGCCGTCGGCATCGACCAACATCACCGCACCGGTGCGGCGTTCTGGACGACTAAGACCGACCAACACGTCGCGAATCGATCGCGTCTCGTTGGAAATCCGCAAATCTGTACCGTGTCGCATGGTTTCCGCGACTGTTTTAAGCCGGTTGCCCAAACTTCCGCCTGGATGAAACCGGGCGAAATCTTGGGGGGTGAATCCTCGTTCTTCGCTAAGCACAATCGCCAGCGCGTCGCCCACGGCCAACATGGCCGTTGTGCTATTCGTCGGGGCAAGTTTTAGTTGCCCCGCTTCGCCCACAGGTCCTAACGACAACGTAATATCGGACGCCGCAGCCAAGGTACTAGTTTCTCGCCCGGTAATGGCAATCAAGTGGGTTGGCATTGATTTCAGATGGTGAATCAACTGGCAGATTTCATCCGTTTCGCCGCTGTTGGACAAAGCTAAGACGACATCGCCACCATGCAAGCACCCCAGGTCGCCGTGTACCGCTTCGGCGGGATGCAAAAACTGTGCGGGTGTGCCGGTCGACGACAACGTGGCGGCAATCTTCTGCCCGATCCACCCCGCCTTGCCCATGCCGGTCACCACGACGCGACCGGTGCATGCCAAT
Coding sequences within it:
- a CDS encoding tetratricopeptide repeat protein; this translates as MDEFDQAREAFKQMDYERALQLVNSSLKEMPNDAVLHEFRGLILFAMGDYDQAAGVIYAVLSAGPGWDWTTLSGLYADPATYTAQLRKLEEYRNSHPDSANVRFLLAYEYITCGHNEAAVKELKKVVELNPDDQLSAQLLAGMTEGSDGEDPPAEVEPPPSKPQPEGATVDGKWQAARGDDRFDLDLAKDGKFTWVYTSQGKTDKFSGTYTAGNGILTLVPSDGGGAMVGDMSWDGPEGFNFRMTGGAPNDPGLNFKK
- a CDS encoding YybH family protein, whose translation is MSKYLFPALVLAAAGFSACCLTSVADEPSQPQENQAAIQQSAEKFTKAFNAGDAATIAAQFTENAEYLSQDGSVIAGREAILEDFTETFKQSPGLKIETTIESIRFLGKGVAIEKGTTWVTRKEGEEPIQSGYAVLHVNTGEGWQIAHVREIAALQHSNYHRLKELEWMVGEWVDEGSDSLVVTSCRWSKNKNFLLRSFKVRMAGRNELEGTTRIGWDPEAKQIRSWTFDNAGGFAQGFWTNDGDRWIIKMTGIINDGQTASATNVFTFIDGNTYTWQSVDRILGGEVSPNIEEITIVRQAPPPH
- a CDS encoding M3 family oligoendopeptidase, which encodes MMTDQYPLNWDLDVLYPEPSTAEFTAVFDAFRADVQKVADESDQLPAVSGAAEGVAVWVEFFQNFEDISSRAHELQSFIGCHCAADAENKCYQQFEASLSALTPYQQRMATNLEFALKDATDAEFEAFLAAAPQLADSAFFFGESRRHAALRLPKPQETLFADLSVDGLHAWGRMYDRISGELRVEVMHKGNVVRKSPGQIRLDAPLREVRENNFYAATKAWDSIAGSCADALNHIAGTRLTLYDHLGLEDHLVVPLHENRMQRETLDAMWSAIDARKEVLVTYLQKKAAALGLSKPAWYDLSTAYPTNVTAKDVTYDAAVQKIVETFARFSPDLGEFAELACAGGWIEAEDRGGKRQGGFCTGFERHKQSRIFMTFTNSEDALSTLAHELGHAYHSWVLKDQPVMLQDYPMNLAETASTFAEAIVAEQRLAGTDSRDEKIAILDSMLGDAVAFLMNIHARFQFENELHVQRKQGELSPEQLNDLMQSAQRKAYCDALAEEGWNPNFWASKLHFYISELPFYNFPYTFGYLLSLGVYKLSQDSGGDFPKQYREFLMATGCMSAEDAVRSTFGYDLTQPDFWNKSLDVVEQRAQQFLDLIAAT
- a CDS encoding alpha/beta hydrolase-fold protein yields the protein MSESLGTWKQVEVANKAVDVYEPSQPSEHNYVVLHLHGHGGRTLRNNAVYTAEFEKYGLRAVCPHGKRSWWGKRICTEFDAQISPVEYIRQHLMPYINEQFGAEPPAIAVSGVSMGGQGALRLAYWYPQEFPVVAALAPAVDFQNWLGQGIPLDEMYESALDARQDTVTLQIHPLNWPPQQFIACDPRDADCFEGTDRLISKLSSSGILYEKDLTTSAGGHSWEYFNHIAPATVEFLFRRLERERLKFRD